The Persephonella sp. IF05-L8 genome contains a region encoding:
- the fabZ gene encoding 3-hydroxyacyl-ACP dehydratase FabZ encodes MSFADIQEIKKVLPHRYPFLLIDRILELDIENLKVKALKNVTVNEEFFNGHFPHFPVMPGVLIIEAMAQAGAYLMIKKAQAEGIEGDFTVLFAGIENAKFRKPVVPGDQIIFEIEGINIKKSMGKIKAVAKVDNKVVCEAVLMAALKRD; translated from the coding sequence ATGTCTTTTGCTGACATTCAGGAGATAAAAAAAGTTCTTCCCCATAGATATCCTTTTTTATTGATAGATAGAATTTTAGAGCTGGATATTGAAAATCTAAAAGTCAAAGCCCTTAAAAATGTTACCGTAAATGAGGAATTTTTTAATGGTCATTTTCCCCATTTTCCTGTAATGCCAGGAGTTCTTATTATAGAAGCTATGGCACAGGCAGGAGCTTATTTGATGATAAAAAAGGCACAGGCAGAAGGAATAGAAGGGGATTTTACAGTGTTGTTTGCCGGTATTGAAAATGCCAAGTTTAGAAAGCCTGTTGTTCCCGGCGACCAGATTATTTTTGAGATAGAAGGAATAAACATAAAAAAAAGTATGGGTAAAATAAAAGCTGTTGCAAAAGTGGACAACAAAGTAGTCTGTGAAGCTGTTTTGATGGCTGCCCTTAAAAGAGATTAA